The following DNA comes from Candidatus Aegiribacteria sp..
CTCAAAGAAATTGATTCATGGATGGGTACTCCATATCTGTATGGCGGCAACAGCAGATCCGGTGTAGACTGTTCCGGATTCACCCAGTCTGTTTACGAAGCTGTAGATATCCAGATACCCAGAACAGCCAGTCAGCAGGCAGCAGCAGCGGAAAGCATTAATCCTTCTAATCTAAAATTCGGCGACCTGCTGTTTTTCAATACATCTGGCTCAGGTATTTCTCATGTCGGGATTTTTATAGGAAACGGCTTCTTTGTTCATGCATCAAGCAGCAGGGGCGTTGTAAGGGAATCACTCTCAAAGGAATACTACGCAAACAGGATTGTATCCGCGGGAAGGTATCTAAAATGAACGTTCTGATCTTCTTCT
Coding sequences within:
- a CDS encoding C40 family peptidase, which gives rise to MNNHRIVFLLLIVFILAGCRTIPVYRGDGVHCTGGSWAEISSTGSGPRSSIDNDMLKEIDSWMGTPYLYGGNSRSGVDCSGFTQSVYEAVDIQIPRTASQQAAAAESINPSNLKFGDLLFFNTSGSGISHVGIFIGNGFFVHASSSRGVVRESLSKEYYANRIVSAGRYLK